The Ornithodoros turicata isolate Travis chromosome 9, ASM3712646v1, whole genome shotgun sequence genome includes a region encoding these proteins:
- the LOC135368086 gene encoding ankyrin-1-like: protein MKLEDRPILASTWRRPPRRRRFGKRCVTPSTKATSDEKVNTRLSLYEDHRLLALKVVFSQELLTMLLSKKELREIETGGRLMKLVVDGHLKHGLVDGHNKGIPVFVNKTFAEFFAAHFLANEVREEDNAEGDVTKFVASMYGNSDYDGVLNFFDALGAKCHALHCHVMNNDWRSVGDVAEVPFSRDAFSRLPMHIAALYADEETLDKVIEMHGEKMAEELLEEDGLGMTPLTYADRLRHWKRLNELCRHRSEKSVNWAKQLPVATRNITEKRDFGSSVIGKAVLMELKELLNCILKAFAVLKNAERPLVTDPQETGHNQRTTKHPEIDIDTIQCNVGHTPIFHVKSYEVFKVLLPYSDIRVVAKDGSTLLHAYAAVGAHDACKYVLSHLPSDASDADGRRPLHLSTICSNSDIVHMLIPHSTSRYASDKQGDTALHLAAYNGYVFESNELCVWLPFCALYSTTSVVQTEVIKKILPHVDITSSNCDGDTVLHKSSYCNSTSAVTLLLPYSDVDMKRKAGDNSLLGSVSRGRILGRRVTTAVSTVLDVCEGYISELLDGITREYESRQETNPERKASEKEDIKVMKLILLHSVVNAVDEDGGTSLHLSVRAGELDVVKLLYHHLSANDTDTEGLTSCHWAAISGHLHVVNFFFYRMCFNARDHKGATPLVYGALYGHIDIVKVLLPMTSADILDTYGYIPLHYSANEGYTEIAQFLLPHSFASKDAKDGFTPLHLTARKDHVETSRVILPHSDTAVCNDNGDTAIHVCTYKHYCEVVQLLLPYSELNAANKSGKTALLQACCGTHRSKQENAAESTRSSSTLGTQNVKMIKLLLLHSVVNAADKDDCTALHLSARTGNLDVVKLLFPHLSANDTDKRGQNSFHRSVIGGHLDVVNFFLSRMCFNARDHKGATPLVYSALYGYIGIVKRLLPLISADVSDTYGLIPLHYSPSEGHTDTVEYLLPHSFTSKGNKHGSTALHLSAQYGRVEATGAILPHSDTVISDGDGDTALLCSAHGNCCDVVKLLLVSYSEVNATNKCGMTALAYIFHEDIQQFEKKSENSEENKESEVPEKKDIKMIKLLILHANSNVVDNDGRTVSRLAASRRWFNINKLFLPHLDVTSVGIQVAHEDAVELQG from the coding sequence GACGAGAAGGTAAATACGAGGTTGTCCCTGTACGAGGACCACAGACTTCTCGCCCTGAAGGTCGTCTTCAGCCAGGAGCTGCTGACCATGTTGCTAAGCAAAAAGGAGCTGCGGGAAATTGAAACTGGTGGACGGCTAATGAAACTTGTAGTCGATGGTCACCTCAAACACGGATTGGTAGACGGACACAACAAAGGTATTCCTGTGTTTGTCAACAAAACATTTGCCGAGTTTTTCGCAGCTCATTTTCTCGCTAATGAGGTTAGAGAGGAAGATAACGCGGAGGGCGACGTTACAAAGTTTGTCGCCAGCATGTACGGTAACAGCGATTATGATGGGGTCCTCAATTTCTTCGATGCATTGGGAGCAAAATGTCACGCACTTCACTGCCATGTCATGAACAATGACTGGCGGAGTGTTGGGGATGTTGCAGAGGTGCCCTTCAGCCGTGATGCTTTTTCAAGATTGCCTATGCATATAGCAGCGTTGTATGCAGATGAAGAGACATTGGACAAGGTCATTGAGATGCACGGTGAGAAAATGGCTGAGGAATTGCTAGAAGAAGACGGACTTGGAATGACGCCTTTGACGTACGCCGACAGACTACGCCATTGGAAAAGACTGAATGAACTTTGCAGACATCGCAGTGAGAAGAGCGTCAACTGGGCGAAGCAACTGCCTGTTGCCACAAGGAACATAACAGAAAAAAGAGACTTCGGATCTTCAGTGATAGGCAAGGCTGTGCTGATGGAGTTGAAAGAACTCTTGAATTGCATTTTGAAAGCGTTCGCCGTCCTGAAGAACGCCGAACGGCCCCTTGTTACGGATCCTCAAGAGACCGGCCATAATCAGAGAACTACTAAGCACCCAGAGATTGATATCGATACGATCCAGTGCAATGTCGGACACACTCCTATCTTCCACGTGAAGTCTTACGAAGTCTTCAAAGTACTCTTACCTTATTCGGACATTAGAGTTGTGGCGAAAGACGGCTCGACACTCTTACATGCGTACGCGGCGGTGGGAGCACACGATGCTTGCAAGTACGTTCTGAGTCACCTTCCAAGTGATGCGTCCGATGCAGATGGTCGGAGGCCGCTGCACTTGAGTACGATTTGCAGTAATTCGGACATTGTGCATATGTTGATACCCCATTCGACATCAAGATATGCGAGTGACAAACAAGGAGACACAGCACTGCACCTGGCAGCATATAATGGATATGTTTTTGAAAGTAATGAACTCTGTGTATGGCTTCCTTTCTGTGCACTCTACAGTACGACCTCGGTAGTGCAAACAGAAGTAATCAAAAAGATCCTTCCTCATGTGGACATCACCTCTTCCAACTGCGATGGCGACACTGTCTTGCACAAAAGTTCCTACTGCAATTCAACGAGTGCCGTGACGCTCCTCCTTCCCTATTCAGACGTAGATATGAAAAGAAAAGCTGGTGATAATTCACTCTTAGGGAGTGTTTCTAGAGGACGCATACTGGGGAGACGCGTCACGACAGCGGTCAGCACAGTCCTCGATGTGTGTGAAGGTTATATTTCGGAATTGCTTGATGGCATTACCAGAGAGTATGAATCGCGGCAAGAAACGAATCCAGAAAGGAAGGCATCCGAAAAGGAAGATATCAAGGTCATGAAACTTATTTTGCTCCATTCAGTCGTTAATGCTGTCGATGAAGATGGTGGCACTTCACTTCACCTTAGTGTTCGCGCAGGAGAACTGGATGTAGTAAAGCTACTGTATCATCATTTATCAGCCAATGATACCGACACAGAAGGACTGACCTCGTGCCATTGGGCTGCCATAAGCGGTCACTTGCACGTAGTAAACTTCTTCTTTTACAGAATGTGTTTCAATGCACGAGATCACAAAGGAGCTACTCCACTCGTCTATGGCGCTCTCTATGGCCATATCGACATCGTGAAGGTTCTCCTTCCTATGACATCAGCGGACATCCTTGACACGTATGGATATATTCCTTTGCATTATTCTGCCAATGAAGGTTACACTGAAATTGCTCAGTTTCTTCTTCCTCATTCGTTTGCTTCAAAGGATGCTAAAGATGGTTTCACCCCGCTGCATCTTACGGCAAGAAAGGACCACGTAGAAACATCGCGTGTGATTCTCCCACACTCAGATACTGCTGTCTGCAATGACAACGGTGATACGGCCATACATGTGTGCACGTACAAGCATTACTGCGAAGTGGTGCAACTGTTACTTCCTTACTCTGAGCTGAATGCCGCGAATAAATCGGGGAAGACAGCACTTCTACAAGCATGTTGTGGTACCCACCGATCGAAACAAGAAAACGCTGCGGAGAGCACCAGAAGCAGCAGCACGCTCggaacacagaacgtcaaaatgATCAAACTCCTGCTGCTCCATTCTGTCGTTAATGCTGCCGATAAAGATGACTGCACTGCACTTCATCTGAGTGCTCGTACAGGAAACTTGGATGTAGTAAAGCTATTGTTTCCTCATTTGTCAGCGAATGATACTGACAAACGTGGACAGAACTCGTTCCACCGCTCAGTTATAGGGGGCCACTTGGACGTAGTCAACTTCTTCCTTTCTAGAATGTGTTTCAATGCACGAGATCACAAAGGCGCTACTCCACTCGTCTACAGCGCTCTCTATGGCTATATCGGCATCGTGAAACGTCTCCTTCCTCTCATATCGGCCGACGTCTCTGACACGTATGGATTAATTCCGTTGCATTATTCTCCCTCGGAAGGTCACACTGATACTGTTGAATACCTTCTTCCCCATTCATTTACTTCTAAGGGTAACAAACATGGTTCCACAGCGCTGCATCTTAGCGCGCAGTACGGTAGAGTCGAAGCAACCGGAGCGATTCTCCCTCATTCAGATACTGTCATTAGCGATGGTGATGGTGACACGGCTCTGCTGTGTAGCGCACATGGAAATTGTTGTGATGTCGTTAAACTGCTGCTGGTTTCTTATTCGGAAGTGAATGCCACGAATAAATGTGGAATGACAGCGCTGGCGTACATTTTCCATGAAGACATCCAACAGTTTGAGAAGAAATCTGAAAACAGTGAGGAGAACAAAGAGAGCGAAGTGCCAGAAAAGAAAGACATCAAAATGATCAAACTGCTGATTCTCCACGCGAATTCCAACGTTGTTGACAATGACGGACGAACTGTATCTCGACTGGCTGCCTCTCGGAGATGGTTCAATATAAACAAATTATTTCTTCCTCACTTGGATGTTACCTCTGTTGGAATTCAAGTAGCACACGAGGATGCTGTGGAGCTGCAgggataa